A part of Aegilops tauschii subsp. strangulata cultivar AL8/78 chromosome 2, Aet v6.0, whole genome shotgun sequence genomic DNA contains:
- the LOC109761539 gene encoding putative F-box protein At1g19160 gives MPGKRGATLLEDLPEEIVDKILIRLPPKDVGRCRAVSKSWRSATSTPAFMLEHRRCQPLLPIVDGQGRPASLVVLRDAGAVKALHHQQLWPFLPGYKPLSQNRLRGACDGFLVVSQGYKFYICNPVIRKCALLPRPEREYNTIVGFYCHHSTEEYRVLWVSRPDHLSNSSLYVLTVGSDRPRQISVGMSTLSSPSAEQDLLSKLLYSSPPVHHHGSLHWGLFSYGNITGGGVNIIVFDTEAESFRWMHGSIHSQPYCNWKLFDMEETLAFWCSSSERSSMDVWVMQDYKAEIWAFKYRIDLSMVEASRQLYLTSFKKKKRRPLDSTVQYLDNMVVLNERELLIAFNMKNVLRWDIDGKFLGIVSIGKSQYCMSLTHHRLQESIVPIPGHDMMQEEYEEHPFSTGHA, from the coding sequence ATGCCCGGCAAGAGAGGCGCAACCCTGCTTGAGGACCTGCCCGAGGAAATCGTTGACAAGATACTCATCAGGTTGCCGCCCAAAGACGTCGGCCGCTGCCGTGCCGTCAGCAAGTCATGGCGCAGCGCGACATCCACGCCTGCATTCATGCTCGAGCACCGCCGCTGCCAGCCGTTGCTCCCCATTGTCGACGGGCAAGGGCGGCCGGCCAGCCTCGTCGTTCTCCGTGATGCCGGTGCCGTGAAAGCCCTCCACCACCAGCAGCTCTGGCCTTTCCTCCCGGGCTACAAGCCACTTTCCCAAAATCGCCTCAGAGGCGCTTGTGATGGCTTCCTTGTCGTCTCTCAGGGATACAAGTTCTACATCTGCAACCCCGTCATCCGCAAGTGTGCTCTCCTGCCGCGGCCTGAGAGGGAGTACAACACCATAGTCGGTTTCTACTGCCACCATTCAACTGAAGAGTATAGGGTGCTCTGGGTCTCACGCCCAGACCACTTGTCTAACTCCAGCTTATACGTCCTCACGGTGGGATCTGACAGGCCGAGGCAAATCAGTGTCGGAATGTCAACACTCTCATCACCTTCAGCGGAACAGGATTTACTGAGCAAGCTGCTGTACTCTTCACCACCAGTCCACCACCATGGCAGCCTGCACTGGGGTCTTTTCAGTTACGGCAACATTACGGGAGGCGGCGTAAACATTATTGTGTTTGACACAGAAGCGGAGTCATTTCGGTGGATGCACGGTTCCATCCATTCCCAGCCATACTGTAACTGGAAGCTGTTCGACATGGAGGAGACGCTTGCTTTCTGGTGCAGCTCGAGTGAAAGGTCTTCTATGGATGTCTGGGTGATGCAGGATTACAAGGCTGAAATCTGGGCTTTCAAGTACCGGATTGACCTGTCAATGGTAGAGGCATCAAGACAACTTTATCTAACTTctttcaaaaagaaaaagagaagaccacTTGATTCAACAGTGCAGTATTTGGACAATATGGTTGTGCTAAACGAGCGTGAGCTGCTGATCGCGTTTAATATGAAAAATGTGTTGCGCTGGGATATTGATGGCAAGTTCTTAGGTATTGTGAGCATTGGAAAGAGTCAGTACTGCATGTCGCTTACGCACCACCGCCTCCAAGAGAGCATTGTTCCGATTCCAGGCCATGATATGATGCAAGAAGAATATGAGGAGCATCCATTCTCCACAGGGCATGCCTGA